CTTCCCCAGGAAGGCTCCACAGCGACGCCTAGAGGACGAGGAGATGGCTGACAGCAGTGAGTTTTACTACCTAACCTTTTTGTTTAAAGTgactcacttttaaaaattgaaataccTGCTTCAGCCTCCTTCTTAGCAATATGGGTCAAGAAATCATGAATTTGGGGAGATCATTATACATTTCCCTGATATACATGAAAAGATAACTGTTTCAATAAAAACGTTTATTAAGTGGTCTCCAGGGCTGCATGACCGTCCTTTGGGGACCCTGGAGTCCACCATTCATGAGAGCGGAAGTAGCAGCCACCTGCAGggcaggcccagggaggagggccATGGATACAAGCTAACCATGAACTCAGTAAGGTGGGCTGGTCACTGAGGGCTTCCTGCCAGAGGAGGACCCAATAAGCCTAGAAGGATGGGCCAATGTGGCATATTCgaacaggtgggcagggactgcaTGAGCAAAGGAGTAGAGGCTGGACCAGGACTGGCAtgtctgtgaggattaaatggccCACCCCTCACATGCTCACCTTGAAGTGGGTGGTCAACCCCACTTaagagaggagaaaactgaggcccaggcccagacAGAGGTCTGGGGAGGGCCCTGCTCCACAGGCTGGCTGAGAGGTAAGAACACAGTGGTGCATATGACTTGCAGGTATATGGGGTCTAGAAGTAACTGAAAATGCCAGgcatcttccctccctcctcctcccagagggGTCTCCTTTCCCCACTTGGATCaaccttcctctccccaccccccaatgctTTGGCTCTGGGTGAGTTCATCCTCCTCACAATCCTTGTgtccccaggcctcagtttccgaTCCCAGGGCACAAGGAAGAGTgatgggtgtgtatgtgtgcagtAAAGAAGTCAGCTCTGCTGActtggctggtttgctcagtggttagagcatcccaggttcaattccaggcaggGGCACatggtttcaggctggatccccagtaggggacgagcaggaggcagctgatccatgattctctctcatcattgatgtttctgtctctctctccctctcccttcctctttgaaatcaataaatatatattaaaagaaaaagtcagcTCCTCTCCCCAGGGCAATAATATGACCACTGCAAAGTCACTCAGAAAAGACCATAAAACCTGGAGTCCCCGAGGGGCTGGGAAGCATCCTAAatccccactccctgccctgtcgtcccccctgccccccccccccccccaccaaggtGGTAAAATCCTGAGGCCACAGGATCCAAACAGGTGCAACCGCCTCTAGACACTCAGCACAGCCTTTGGGATGGGCACGCGGTTGGAATGTCGCTGTCAGCGTCCCGCGTTGCATTCGTGGGGGCAGGGGGTCAGGTGGGTGGAGGGCCACGCAGGGGGCCTCATCGCACCCCAGGTGGTGCTGTCCTAGGCTGCCCAGTGCCTGCAGCGCATTTTGGCCAGGAAGGAGTCGAAGACGGGTTCCGGACGCCCCCTGGCGGGGTTTCTGGATTCGGGTCCCGCCAGGCCTTCCACCGGGCACCTCTTCTCCGCTCTAGTCCGACCCCCAacccccgcgcccgcgcccctgAGACCACACAGAAGCCCGCAAACCCTGTCTGATAGGAGGCGGGGAGCACAGCCCGGCTGGCGCCCCGGGCCCCCTCCCAGGTGGGCCTCCACCCGTCGCCTCTCTGCGTCCTCAGCCTCGGAGCACCGGACGGCACCCAACTCTATCCCCTGCGCCCCGCGATCGCCCCGCGAACCCCTCTGCGCTCGGCGACATTGGCTCCTGTCCCCGGGCCCCGGGGAGCGAGGtgccgccccgcccgccggggGCGTgtccccgaggccccgccccttgCGCCGCAGTGACAAGCGGTGTCGCGTCGGTCGCGGGGACAGAATCGCCACCAGCGTTGCGGTCTCTGGTCCGCTCGGCCGAGTCCCACCGCCACGACCATGCCCCGAGGGAGCCGCAGCGTGGCCGCCCGGCCGGCCAGGTGGGAGCGGGACAGGGGCCCCTCGTGGAGGAGGCGGGGGAAGCGCGCGCTCTCCAAGGGCGCCATGCGTGACCTTGGGGACGACTGCGCCATCTTAgcgggggtgcggggtggggtgtggggtgggggtaagggaatgCCACAACCACGTGTCTAAGACGGTGGTCACCCGCCCTCCGGAGGAGGAAAGGGGGGCAGGTCCAGGGGCTGCTGGCCCCTCGGGCCGCTGGCCTGGGGTCCGGCCAGGATTAACCCTGCGATTCCTCCACCCCGCAGCCGCCCTGCCGCACCTGCTGCCCACCCGCccgcccaccctccgccctcggCCGCCGCGCCGGCTCCCGCCCCGTCGGGCCAGCCGGGCTTGATGGCGCAGATGGCGTCCACGGCCGCTGGGGTCGCCGTGGGCTCGGCTGTAGGGCATGTCATGGGCAGCGCCCTGACGGGAGCCTTCAGCGGggggagctcagagcccgccCAGCCTGCGGCTCAGCAGGTGAGCAACGGCCCCGAGAAACCGAGGCCACAGAGCAGGGAGTCCAGCTGGAATGTCCACCGAGTTGTGTCCAGGCATTTCCTGGGAtgcctcaggccctgccccaccaGGGTCCTCTTTCTCACTCCGCTGTTGCCCTCCTATCGCTCACAGGCtggccctcccaggccctcccctcaGGCCAAGG
The sequence above is drawn from the Myotis daubentonii chromosome 19, mMyoDau2.1, whole genome shotgun sequence genome and encodes:
- the CHCHD10 gene encoding coiled-coil-helix-coiled-coil-helix domain-containing protein 10, mitochondrial, which translates into the protein MPRGSRSVAARPASRPAAPAAHPPAHPPPSAAAPAPAPSGQPGLMAQMASTAAGVAVGSAVGHVMGSALTGAFSGGSSEPAQPAAQQAPARAASQPLQMGPCAYEIKQFLDCSTTQSDLTLCEGFSEALKQCKYNHGLSSLP